A stretch of Triticum aestivum cultivar Chinese Spring chromosome 1D, IWGSC CS RefSeq v2.1, whole genome shotgun sequence DNA encodes these proteins:
- the LOC123180964 gene encoding protein CHROMATIN REMODELING 20, with protein MDVNGKLSDGDLKKTEALHSNGQPVDDVIIIESEGDENKVVVETNIIEGPFEEHKEHRCDKTDNSAHEEASMSSDDDSDSDLYGFLRESENEQTSESDVEETDIEVALPEEKVEELVAEFHYVESKAAEAQESLEKESLEKIEAEVRLELSERLQGDALDLAVSIEMEQFKKEWSTELDDLEIRSAVLLEELDAAGVELPSLYKSIESQAPNVCETEAWKNRTHWVGSQVPEQANQSIRKADEYLQSCRPVRRKHGRLLEEGASGFLAGKVPVVDDDSVQCHEKSWSSFNELIKSNEGAKTSFGSSNWASVYLANTPQEAAALGLQFPGVDEVEEIAEVDGAVDDIKCVDEIELSEEQRRKYRKVREEDDAKAIKRLRRYMEKRTDGWCKGNFGLASSSNGCCKLPLDDGVLDTNSGRPESEKQKMDKDEVSAELLKRTREDDVELDHKRSKTVVIESDDDMQMDRKLVLHIKDSEHSSAELEKGVDIIDLDLFPSQSPKFSDMDLPKAFKCTICTKMLNASDVHRHPVLDVAVCGSCRFLVIEKNRLEGPVSGGYCTWCVQCEQLLSCSSCKMLFCTKCLLKNLGEKCISEAKVTGWQCCCCQPSQLEHLISECDKALSGVESSDLEGDNTSGTETNDPVSKHKRKKKIRRIMDDTELGEETKRKIAMEKARQEHLKSMHEQSASKLRSSNTGTSSGALSEVFLQDAGDGHIVNPAREEDEEPVRIPSSISAKLKPHQVAGIIFLWENVIQSVRTVKSGDKGFGCILAHNMGLGKTFQVITFLYVVMRCAQLGLRTALIVTPVNVLHNWKKEFTKWQPAELKPLRVYMLEDVPRLKRLYLLNKWRAKGGVLLIGYSSFRNLSLGRHVKEKDTADEISNALQCGPDILVCDEAHMIKNRKADTTHALKQVKTQRRIALTGSPLQNNLMEYYCMVDFVREGFLGSSHEFRNRFQNPIENGQHTNSTSDDVKIMNQRSHILYEQLKGFVQRMDMNVVKNDLPPKKVFVITVKLSQLQRKLYRRFLDVHGFSSGTSEKPYQHGGFFAKYQKLAQIWNHPGLLQMAKEQRGSLRREDAVENFLTDESSSDDNHNIEIQLPNGGKQKSRTDQRSKKIDFLNEESNWWENLLDDNTFKEADYSGKMVLLLDILATCYELGDKALVFSQNLTTLDLVEFYLSKMQIKGKEGKYWKQGKDWYRLDGSTPSSERQNLVERFNDPANTKVKCTLISTRAGSLGINLHAANRVVLLDGSWNPTHDLQAIYRVWRYGQMKPVYAYRLMAHGTMEEKIYKRQVTKEGLAARVVDRQQVSRTISKEEMLHLFEFGDEEMLDESGNDTIIDHTKVGTEKLSMPNSTELPVDTLMLNLLSDHPRWIAGYHEHEVLLQENEEERLTKEEQDMAWSNFKQSQQLDAVARKGAHDSERKPTETNPPPPKVTSRSRQAQQPKSHSNNQKKCTNLNHMLTLRSHGTKAGCTTSCDECGQNISWEALNRSDGRLR; from the exons ATGGATGTGAATGGAAAATTATCTGATGGCGATTTAAAGAAAACAGAAGCTCTTCACTCGAATGGACAGCCAGTAGATGATGTCATAATTATAGAATCTGAAGGCGATGAGAACAAAGTTGTAGTAGAAACCAACATCATAGAAGGTCCATTTGAGGAGCACAAGGAACACAGATGTGACAAAACGGACAATAGTGCGCATGAAGAAGCATCCATGAGCAGTGATGATGATTCAGACAGTGACCTGTATGGATTTCTCCGTGAGTCAGAGAATGAACAAACTTCTGAGTCTGATGTTGAGGAGACAGACATTGAG GTGGCTCTGCCCGAGGAAAAAGTCGAAGAATTAGTTGCTGAATTCCATTATGTTGAGAGCAAA GCAGCTGAGGCGCAAGAATCACTTGAAAAGGAATCACTGGAAAAAATTGAGGCTGAAGTAAGATTGGAGTTATCTGAGAGGCTCCAAGGAGATGCG TTGGACTTAGCTGTGTCAATTGAGATGGAGCAATTCAAGAAGGAATGGTCAACTGAACTTGATGATTTGGAGATCCGTAGTGCTGTTCTGTTG GAAGAACTTGATGCTGCTGGCGTTGAACTTCCCAGCCTTTATAAATCAATAGAAAGTCAAGCGCCAAATGTTTGTGAGACTGAAGCATGGAAAAACAGGACTCATTGGGTTGGTTCTCAAGTTCCTGAACAAGCTAATCAATCAATCAGAAAAGCTGATGAGTACCTGCAGTCTTGTAGACCTGTAAGGAG AAAACATGGAAGGCTGCTGGAGGAAGGTGCCAGTGGCTTTCTTGCAGGAAAAGTTCCTGTTGTGGATGATGATTCTGTACAGTGCCATGAGAAAAGTTGGAGTTCATTCAATGAACTAATTAAATCTAATGAGGGTGCCAAAACTTCTTTTGGAAGCAGTAACTGGGCATCAGTTTATCTGGCCAATACACCCCAGGAGGCTGCCGCCTTAGGTCTCCAATTTCCAGGAGTTGATGAG GTAGAGGAGATAGCTGAAGTTGATGGTGCTGTTGATGACATAAAATGCGTTGATGAAATAGAGCTTTCTGAAGAACAGAGGAGAAAATACAGAAAG GTAAGAGAAGAAGATGATGCAAAGGCGATAAAACGTTTGCGGCGTTATATGGAAAAAAGGACAGACGGCTGGTGTAAG GGCAACTTCGGTTTGGCCTCGTCATCAAATGGATGCTGTAAGCTACCTCTAGATGATGGTGTTTTGGACACCAACAGTGGTCGTCCTGAATCTGAAAAACAGAAAATGGATAAAGATGAAGTTTCCGCTGAGTTGCTGAAGCGCACACGCGAAGATGATGTTGAGCTTGACCACAAGAGGTCAAAAACTGTAGTGATAGAGAGTGACGATGACATGCAGATGGACCGCAAGCTAGTTTTGCATATCAAGGACAGCGAGCATAGTTCAGCAGAGCTTGAAAAGGGGGTTGACATTATTGATCTTGATCTTTTCCCATCACAAAGCCCTAAGTTTAGTGATATGGATTTACCTAAGGCTTTTAAGTGCACAATTTGCACCAAAATGTTGAATGCCTCTGATGTGCATCGTCACCCAGTACTGGATGTTGCTGTTTGTGGGTCTTGCAGATTTCTGGTGATAGAGAAGAACCGTCTTGAG GGCCCTGTATCTGGTGGTTATTGCACCTGGTGTGTTCAATGTGAACAACTTCTAAGTTGCAGTTCGTGTAAGATGCTTTTTTGTACAAAATGCTTGTTAAAGAATCTTGGTGAGAAATGCATATCAGAAGCCAAAGTCACTGGCTGGCAGTGTTGCTGCTGCCAACCCAGTCAACTGGAACACTTAATTTCTGAATGTGATAAGGCTCTGAGTGGTGTTGAATCTTCTGATCTCGAGGGTGACAACACTTCTGGAACTGAAACCAATGACCCTGTTAG CAAGCACAAAAGGAAAAAGAAGATAAGAAGAATCATGGATGATACAGAACTTGGGGAGGAAACAAAGCGTAAAATTGCAATGGAGAAG GCTAGGCAAGAACATTTGAAGTCCATGCATGAGCAGTCTGCCAGCAAGTTAAGGAGCAGCAACACTGGAACTTCCTCTGGGGCTCTATCGGAAGTCTTTCTACAGGATGCTGGGGATGGCCATATTGTCAACCCTGCCAGGGAGGAAGACGAGGAACCTGTTAGAATTCCAAGCAGCATATCTGCTAAACTGAAGCCTCATCAG GTAGCAGGAATAATATTTTTGTGGGAAAATGTTATCCAGTCTGTTAGAACAGTCAAATCTGGTGACAAAGGTTTTGGGTGCATTTTGGCGCATAACATGGGGCTTGGGAAAACTTTTCAG GTTATTACCTTCCTGTACGTTGTTATGAGATGTGCCCAGTTGGGACTCCGCACGGCACTTATAGTTACCCCTGTTAATGTTCTGCATAATTGGAAGAAAGAGTTCACCAAGTGGCAACCGGCCGAACTAAAGCCTCTTCGTGTGTACATGTTGGAAGATGTTCCGAG GCTAAAAAGGCTGTATTTACTTAACAAGTGGCGAGCAAAAGGTGGAGTACTTCTCATTGGTTATTCATCATTTAGGAACTTATCTCTTGGAAGACATGTGAAGGAAAAAGATACCGCAGATGAGATTTCTAATGCATTGCAG TGTGGGCCAGATATTCTTGTATGTGATGAAGCACATATGATCAAGAATAGGAAGGCTGACACTACACACGCTCTAAAACAAGTAAAGACGCAAAGAAGAATTGCGTTAACTGGATCCCCGTTACAGAATAATTTGATGGAATATTACTGT ATGGTTGATTTTGTCAGGGAAGGTTTTCTTGGAAGCAGCCATGAATTCCGCAATAG GTTCCAGAACCCCATTGAAAATGGGCAACACACAAATTCTACATCAGATGATGTCAAGATCATGAACCAACGGTCACACATTCTGTATGAACAGCTGAAAGGCTTTGTCCAGCGAATGGACATGAATGTGGTGAAGAATGATCTACCGCCAAAGAAGGTTTTTGTCATTACCGTAAAGCTCTCTCAACTGCAAAGAAAACTATACCGAAGATTCTTGGATGTGCATGGTTTCTCAAGCGGCACTTCTGAAAAACCTTATCAGCACGGTGGCTTCTTTGCCAAATATCAAAAACTAGCCCAG ATATGGaaccacccgggccttctccagatGGCTAAAGAGCAGAGAGGAAGTCTGCGCCGAGAAGATGCTGTTGAGAACTTTCTGACGGATGAGAGTTCTAGTGAtgataatcataatattgaaattCAATTGCCAAATGGAG GGAAACAGAAGAGTAGAACTGATCAGCGGTCCAAGAAAATTGACTTTCTGAACGAG GAAAGTAACTGGTGGGAGAACCTTCTGGATGATAATACTTTTAAGGAAGCAGATTACAGTGGCAAAATGGTCTTGCTCCTTGATATACTGGCGACTTGTTATGAATTGGGTGACAAGGCACTAGTGTTCAGCCAGAATTTAACCACTTTGGATTTGGTGGAGTTTTATCTATCTAAGATGCAAATCAAAGGAAAGGAAGGCAAATACTGGAAGCAGGGCAAGGACTGGTACAG GCTTGATGGGAGCACTCCATCTTCCGAGCGGCAGAACCTTGTTGAAAGATTTAATGACCCTGCAAACACAAAAGTAAAATGCACATTGATATCTACTCGAGCTGGATCTCTGGGTATAAACCTTCATGCAGCAAACCGTGTGGTCCTTCTGGATGGTTCATGGAATCCAACACATGATTTGCAGGCCATTTATCGGGTTTGGAG GTATGGCCAGATGAAACCTGTGTACGCTTACCGCCTAATGGCACATGGTACAATGGAAGAAAAAATATATAAGCGGCAG GTTACAAAAGAAGGGCTCGCAGCAAGAGTGGTGGATAGACAGCAAGTGTCTAGAACAATCTCCAAAGAAGAGATGTTGCATCTCTTTGAATTTGGTGATGAGGAAATGTTGGACGAGAGTGGGAATGATACCATAATTGATCACACTAAGGTTGGAACGGAGAAGCTATCCATGCCCAATAGCACTGAACTACCGGTGGACACGCTCATGCTGAACCTACTTAGTGATCATCCTCG GTGGATTGCAGGTTACCATGAACACGAAGTTCTTCTGCAAGAAAACGAAGAGGAAAGACTCACCAAGGAAGAGCAAGATATGGCATGGTCAAATTTCAAACAATCGCAGCAGTTGGATGCCGTGGCAAGGAAAGGTGCACATGATTCCGAGAGAAAACCAACAGAGACCAACCCTCCACCGCCTAAAGTTACTTCAAGAAGTCGGCAAGCGCAGCAACCAAAATCTCATTCGAACAACCAGAAGAAATGCACCAACTTGAACCACATGCTGACTCTCAGAAGCCACGGTACCAAAGCAGGATGCACGACAAGCTGTGACGAATGTGGCCAGAACATTAGTTGGGAGGCACTAAACAGATCAGATGGTAGATTGAGGTGA